The nucleotide sequence GGAGGTTGTCGCACAGTGAAGTTTGCAGTCATCGTTTTTCCAGGTTCCAACTGTGACATCGATATGTATCATGCCATTAAGGACGAACTAGGAGAAGAAGTTGAATATGTTGCACATACCGAAACAGACCTATCACGCTTTGATGCAGTATTACTGCCAGGTGGTTTCTCTTACGGTGACTATCTTCGCTCAGGCGCAATTGCCCGCTTTGCAAATGTCATGAAGGCCGTAAAAGAAGTAGCGGATGCAGGCAAACCAGTTCTTGGCGTTTGTAACGGATTCCAAGTGCTACTAGAGTCAGGCTTACTGCCAGGCGCAATGAAGCGAAATCGTGATTTGAAATTCATGTGTCGCCAAGTCGA is from Bacillus tianshenii and encodes:
- the purQ gene encoding phosphoribosylformylglycinamidine synthase subunit PurQ, with protein sequence MKFAVIVFPGSNCDIDMYHAIKDELGEEVEYVAHTETDLSRFDAVLLPGGFSYGDYLRSGAIARFANVMKAVKEVADAGKPVLGVCNGFQVLLESGLLPGAMKRNRDLKFMCRQVELKVENNETIFSTGYEKDEVITVPIAHGEGNYECDDETLRKLEENNQIVFRYNGTNPNGSKADIAGIVNEKGNVLGMMPHPERAVDKMLGSADGLRLFQSILRNWRESHVITS